The nucleotide window TTCGGGTCCACAAGTGAAGTGACCTGCATGCATTCGAGGGCTGGactggatatatatatatagagagggagagaggtgGTGAGTGGAACTTGGACCGGAAGGTAAAGACTTTTCTGTGACTTTCTTGCAATCTTTTTCATAATCTTTTCCATATATATTTGGTATCACCCCATCACGTTTATTCGCAATTACCTTTGAATGGAGCCCGTGATTCTACAAAATctgtaaatatttttttccatttattcGGAGGAGGAGGAAACGATTTCCTTCCTTGAATTCAATTATTATCCAATTCTCACACATGAAAAAGGTTTTAGAATTCTAGGGTTTAGGTAAAAGTGAACAGTGATGGAGATTCACATacattattaattttgaaatcaCGAACCAAATAAcgttaaaaaattcaaaaattaaaataaccttaaaatattgaaacaagacaaaaattaaaaattcaagaaaattcAGAAGTTTATTACCATTATTTGATAACGCATACGTATCACCACGtatatatgatatgatatCCCTCAATGTCAATACAGTGGGTCTTTTATTATAACTAGGGAATTTAAAGACACTAAATACATTATTAATTGGTTAGTTGTAAAGTTGACGAAAAGAGTTCAATTTCCAAAGATCCTTCCAAGACTGCTCACACACACTGAGCTCATAATGTGCATGATTAAAACCTGCGGTGGAGTTAGGCAACGATCCATCCTTGGCCAAAACGACAAGCTGATAGTTCTGGCCCGCGACCATCTGGGTCTCTCCGCGGATGACCCTCTCAACGACCAACTTCTTGTGGGTTCGCAGGTTGTACATGGACACCGCGAACTCTGCCATCAACTTCAGACGAGGGTCACCGATGTTCTCTTTGGGTATGCGCTTCAAACCGCCAGGAATAGCCCGCGGAGGAGTAGCAGCCAAGAGCATCAGAGGAAGGAGGAGGCCAATCAGTGCTAGGAGGAGCCAGTGAGAACGCATCTTCAATCCGTGtggctttctttttctcttttttcttggtttgAGTTGAGTCTCAGTCGAGGGATGGACAAGTTACGTTGGTCCCTTCCGTTATATATATTGGTGGGTTGGCGCTTAAAATGGACGGGGACAAAAATGTAGATGGAaggttaaagaaaaatatggcaTAATTTGGAGATGAAGTCAGAAATTTGAGGTCCAAAAATTGTGGAAATTGGATGTATTGAGTTACTGCGGGGAGTAATTCagtttcttgtttattttgggTAGGCTGATGATGGACAGTTTCTTCTTTATATGAATTGTAAATAGTGcatttttttacttgtttgAAGTCGTTTCGCTCCTTTAATTGTTACTGTTATTTGAGAGTTTAATTAGTTTTCCTCTTCgatcttttttaattgctcTAGATTATCTATTTGCTTGAGTAATTGGATTAATTGGGTTCAGAACCCCCCAAGTTTTGCCTTGTTTAATTTGATCATGCAAGAGAAAGCTTTTCCTCGGTAGAAGGACAAGACACTAATCAAGCgcgtgaaaaaagaaaaaacaaacatgttGACACCATGTTGACCTCACCTTCCTCCTTAAGCAAATCCCATCAATTAAAGGATAACCCTTACTTGTCATACCTCACATCTCACCAAACAAGGAGTAGCTAGCCATGCCTTCTCAATGCCCAAGGCCCCAAATCAAGGGGAGGCCACGTAGAATCTCCAAATCAAGGAGAGCCATGCATTCTCTACCACTACTTGGACTACAAAAGGGAGCACATCACCTCCAAGTAAAGGGAATCAGCAGCTGCCACTTCTCCAAGAGCTGTCCAAGCTCTCTATTTCTCTTCTACTAGAGCTTTCAAGCCTCTCTCTTCATATCTCTCTCATGTACAATGTAAACTCtatattcaaatacaaatataaagCTATAAACTATAGTGGATGTAGCTCCGTTATGTGTGATTACGTCTTAATCCGTTGTTTATAAATTCATCCGTTAACAAAACCGAAATACAACGCATAGATAAtgttgcatgcatgcatgcatggacCATGCTATTGTCATATGTATTTGGCAGGCCACGCTCGACTCAAACACTAACTTCTTCTTGGTTGGTTCTCCCTTTGTGCATGAACATCGGACACCGCCAATAATAACACTTGgaatgaaaaaacaaacagaagaattaattaataaaaaaaatgcatggaATGGACGTCATTATATGATGAGATGAGAGACGTCGTtataggaaaaaataaaaataaaaaagagtataaAACAGTGCGAGCTCGGTTATGCAAGTTGTTCTTCCTAGTAACCAAAGTTACGTACGCAAGTCAATGTCATGCTAATTAATAGTTAATTCATATGGGAATGTGTTCATGCTAGGGAGTACACTGAGTGAGTAGAgatgtcttcttcttcgtcttcggCTTTGTTCAAATCCGAACATGTTGTCTCGTCCGTCCGTACATGTAAAGAAAGTGAATTATGGGACCCcaccccaaaaacaaagttgaaAAGCAGCAGCgacagtttttattttttcgatGATGAAAAAGGGGAAAACCCCCAGACACCACCAACACAACAAATATCTACTACTAATCAGACGAGCATTTATAACTCCCAGTAAATCATTGAGCAACAGATATCCAAGTCAGGCAGGACTCTCCTCAAGATAGCAAGTAGCAACAACCCGGATCCAAATTGTGACTCCAAAGTAGCCAACTCATCAGGTAcgtcatttctctctctgtaaATATGTTGCAGCTTGATCCTTGGACTAAAAGCAGCAGCGACTTCAATTGTGCTGATAGATTGGGGAATTTATTCTCTATTGGCGTTTCGGGTTGCTTAGGGGAATTTATTCTCTTTactatgaattatgaattaagGAAGATGAAACTGATATTTATCTGCTGGGAAAAAGTCACATCTTGTTcataatcaaaatttcagtATTTTTCAGCTGGATATTTCAAGTTCCAACTCTCATTCAAGTCCTTCATCCTGCAAGAATCAACCGCGCTGGGCCTTTGCTCTTTTCAGGTAAAGGTAAATGatttatgaattattttttttactcgGTAAAACCAGTCGTACGTTCCCCTGTTTCTGCCCAATTCATCGATTGACTGATTACTACAATATATGCACGAAAAAACCAATAACTTGTTTGTGGCTATTTGATTGTTCATGCTCATGGTGTTAATATCATTAAGGTTACCATTGACTAGATAATTTACAAAACTTTCTCGACCTAAAAAACTATATGCACGCAGATTCAGAGACAAGAGTAGAAGAGATCATCATGCCATCACCAATAGTGGATGCTATGGTCCAAACGCTGACGGAGCAAGTGTTCAACGCTCTTGTGAACCAAGCTCAATTTTCACTTGAGTTTAGCGGCCAGTTTAAGCAGATGAAGACAGGGCTTGATCTTACCAAGGCATTACTTGCAGACACAGAGAATCTCAATCACAAGAACGAAACTGTCAGGGCAGGCTTGTCAATTTTGAAGGAAGTGATTTATAAAGCTGATGATGTACTCACAGATTGCTTGGTCAGAGATGAATATATGAAAGATGCATCCTGGGCCGTTTACTTGCTTCACGATCCATTCTTCTCTCATCGTACGGGCAAGAAGCTGAGAGACATTAATCGGCATATGAAGGAGGTAGAGAAGACATTGGGCAGGTTTTTGAAGGCTCCAGATAGCATTTATGCAGATGAGTCATACCACGTTAGGGGAATCATGTCGCAGGACTGGAACCCAACTGACACCATTGGATTGGATGATGATGTCGAAAAGATAAAGGGTTGGATGTTTGACACCACCAAACCGCTTCACCGCATAGGCATTGTGGGAATGGGGGGCTTGGGCAAAACCACCATTTCCCAGAAAATCTTTCATGATGTGAAAGTATTAGCCCACTTTGACAAGATGATCTGGGTGTGTGTTTCGCAGTCTTTCAGTGCCGAGCGGATCATGAGGAGCATCCTGGAAAGGTTAGAAGAAAATGTCTCTGGTTTTGGTCTTACTCAGATTTTGAGCAAAATTCAGGGAGGACTTAAAGGGAAGAGATGCCTCATTGTTATGGATGATGTGTGGAGTCACACAGAGGTGGACTGGTGGACTAACCTGTGTTCTGttttaccaaaacaaaacagctGCATCATAATTACAACTAGAAATGAAGATGCTGCAATTAGTATGGGAGTGGAGAGCTCGCAAATTCACCGTCCCAATACTCTTAACGATGATGAAAGCTGGTCTTTGTTCTCCAAGTTTGCATTTTCTTCAAGCAGTGGAATATGCCCGGATGACCAGTTTGAAAATCTTGGAAAGGAACTCTTGAAGAAATGCGGCGGACTGCCACTAGCAATCAAGACCATAGGATCCCTATTGGCATCAAAGATCAACTCCCCTTCCCAGTGGAGAGACATTCTTGAAAGTTTTCATGCCTTAACAACAGAGAGACAAGCTAGTTCAGTTATGGCTTCTTTGCGGTTGAGCTATGATGAACTCCTGCCTTTTCTGAAACAATGCATGTTGTGTTTCTCCATCTACCGTGAAGACTTTGAGATAAGTGCTTATCAGTTAATTCACTGGTGGGTGGGAGAGGGCCTGGTTCAGGGCAAAGGCTCAAAAACAGCAGTAGAAGTTGGATATGAATATCTTGCAGAACTTATCAGCAGATGCCTGGTTGAAATCGTGGAGCAGCGAGGCTTTGATGGGAGAGTCTATAAGTGCAAGATACATGATATGGTGAGAGAAATGATAATCATGATCGCAGAGGAGGAGGAGTTTTGCAGTTTCAACGAACAAAGCAGGCAGAAGTTGACAGCAAATTCTCGGTGGTtaagttttattgatgaaatgGATGAAAAATCGTTGAAATATTGTCCAAAGCTCAGGGCAATGTTACTGATCTCAAGCCGCCCATTTGAGTTTGACAGGATTTCTGGGTTTCTGCGATCCCTGAGAATGTTGGATTTATCAAATTGCGCAGTGGATGAGACTGGTGTAAAGGATCTCTTCAACTGGATCAGTTCCCTTAAGCGCCTAGCATCTTTGAACTTGAGTGGTATTCAAGCCCTAAAAGAAGTGCCATCCTCAATTCATAAACTCCTCAACCTCCAACTGTTGATTTTAAATGGGTGCAGCCATCTAGAAAAGATACACCCATCAATCACTAATTTGAAGAAGCTGATTATCTTGGACCTTGTGGGGTGTCCCATCCTGTACTTGCCTCAGGGATTAGGAAGGCTGTCTTATCTTCAAGAACTCTCCGGATTCAAGGTTGCGAGTCAGCATAGAAAGCAATGTTTCCAGCTTCTTGAGATTAAGGACCTGATCCACCTAAGAGTACTGCGAATGCATATAAGTGATGTCGCCGTAATCGCAGACAATGAACTTGATGTCTTATCTCAGCTTAAAATGCTCAAGGTTCTAGCTATAGATGCGGAAGATTGTAGAGAGAAAGATGTTTTCGGAATGCTAGATAAGCTGACCCCTCCTCCAAGCCTCCAAGAGCTGTATCTGAAGTGCTACCAAAGAGAAACTCTCCCCGGCTGGGTCAATCCCAAACAGCTTTCTAGATTGAAATATCTTTGTATTGAGAATAGTGACCTTGTCAATCTAAGCAGTGGTCACCCTGCTTGGAAAGTCGAAGGTCTGTGTTTGAAGTACTTGATGAAGCTAGACTTACAGTGGAAGGACTTGGAGAAGGATATGCCTGCACTACGCTACATGGAGATTAGCCATTGCTACAAGCTGAAAGATTTCCCGTGCTCTGTTATCGAATCCGAGATCTGGAGAAAGAATCAAGATTAAGGTGTCAGATTGCTGAGAATTGACAAATCACCTGCTATTTGGAGGCATTGCTTAAATTTGATCATTGGTGACTTGAAGATAATTCTGGCTTCATCCTGGACTATTGCAGCAGTACACACTGATGCATCATTattggagaaaaaataaagaaaccagGAATGTTGTTTAACATACTTCTGGTTTCTTGCTGTAGCAATAATCATATAATTCTTGTTGGAGTGCAGTAGTGTTTTCTGTTATTGTTTTAGTTGAGAGGAAGAGTGCAGAGTGCAgtatttttaaattacaagGTATGTGCTTTCTATTTACTTGGTCATGTCCTGCGAGGATGATGAATTTGCATGTTATTCAAATTGGCGTGCATTCCATCTTGAACGCATCTGTAACACGAGTTTTTCTTTCGATCCATAACACAAGATTGTAAATTGCACTGTTGTATGAATAAGGATTCTGTGCTGAAGTTGAAGATGATTTCTGTACATTATGCACAAAGTTACAAAAATTTGTATAACATATGCCTACTTGATGTTTACATCTGTCAAAGCTGAATCTGACATCAAGGATACAAAATTAAAGTAAGTAGATAACTAGTGCTGATGAAATACACAATGCTTTTTGTTATACCCTGAAACT belongs to Prunus persica cultivar Lovell chromosome G4, Prunus_persica_NCBIv2, whole genome shotgun sequence and includes:
- the LOC18779182 gene encoding disease resistance RPP13-like protein 4, with protein sequence MPSPIVDAMVQTLTEQVFNALVNQAQFSLEFSGQFKQMKTGLDLTKALLADTENLNHKNETVRAGLSILKEVIYKADDVLTDCLVRDEYMKDASWAVYLLHDPFFSHRTGKKLRDINRHMKEVEKTLGRFLKAPDSIYADESYHVRGIMSQDWNPTDTIGLDDDVEKIKGWMFDTTKPLHRIGIVGMGGLGKTTISQKIFHDVKVLAHFDKMIWVCVSQSFSAERIMRSILERLEENVSGFGLTQILSKIQGGLKGKRCLIVMDDVWSHTEVDWWTNLCSVLPKQNSCIIITTRNEDAAISMGVESSQIHRPNTLNDDESWSLFSKFAFSSSSGICPDDQFENLGKELLKKCGGLPLAIKTIGSLLASKINSPSQWRDILESFHALTTERQASSVMASLRLSYDELLPFLKQCMLCFSIYREDFEISAYQLIHWWVGEGLVQGKGSKTAVEVGYEYLAELISRCLVEIVEQRGFDGRVYKCKIHDMVREMIIMIAEEEEFCSFNEQSRQKLTANSRWLSFIDEMDEKSLKYCPKLRAMLLISSRPFEFDRISGFLRSLRMLDLSNCAVDETGVKDLFNWISSLKRLASLNLSGIQALKEVPSSIHKLLNLQLLILNGCSHLEKIHPSITNLKKLIILDLVGCPILYLPQGLGRLSYLQELSGFKVASQHRKQCFQLLEIKDLIHLRVLRMHISDVAVIADNELDVLSQLKMLKVLAIDAEDCREKDVFGMLDKLTPPPSLQELYLKCYQRETLPGWVNPKQLSRLKYLCIENSDLVNLSSGHPAWKVEGLCLKYLMKLDLQWKDLEKDMPALRYMEISHCYKLKDFPCSVIESEIWRKNQD